The proteins below are encoded in one region of Phaseolus vulgaris cultivar G19833 chromosome 1, P. vulgaris v2.0, whole genome shotgun sequence:
- the LOC137813576 gene encoding protein NRT1/ PTR FAMILY 1.2-like isoform X1, with translation MESWGATNDDLLENGTSSSSESEKGKGGLRTMPFIIVNECLEKVASYGIMPNMILYLINGYGMAIVEGTKVMNTWSAMSNVLSIFGAFLSDSYFGRFLVISIGSFSSLLGLTILWLTAMIPGLRTSCESFMLDCSSATGAQLAVLFISLGLISIGAGCIRPCSIAFGADQLTIRERSNNGRLLDSYFNWYYTSIALSTVLALSVIVYIQENLGWKIGFGVPAVLMFISAVSFILGSPIYVKAKPGHSLLISFVQVVVVAIKNRKLCLPDSFDQYYQECDSDLVLPTDSLRCLNKACIIRNPETVSNPDASVLDPWNQCTVGQVESLKSLLRVLPMWSTGIFMVASQATFSTVQANTMDRRLFGTFKMPAGSFNLVIVITVSIIIPTYDRVMVPLLAKYMSMPRGFSCRSRIGIGLLFVCASKATSAVVETMRRNAAIEEGFEDQPDSVIHMSVLWLVPEFVFLGIAEGFNPVGQVEFFYTYIPKSMSSFAMALFTLQLAAVDIFGNLLVSIVDKVTSVGGNESWLSTNINKGHLNYYYALLTCLGILNYLYFLAICWAYGPAPQQKLEPSAGKEEEKFDYTELPTS, from the exons ATGGAGTCCTGGGGTGCGACCAACGATGATCTCTTGGAAAATGGAACTTCTTCGTCTTCTGAATCCGAAAAGGGAAAGGGTGGTTTGCGAACCATGCCATTCATCATAG TGAACGAGTGTCTGGAGAAGGTGGCCAGCTACGGAATCATGCCCAACATGATACTTTACCTGATTAATGGTTACGGAATGGCCATTGTGGAAGGTACAAAAGTGATGAACACTTGGTCTGCCATGTCCAATGTGTTGTCCATCTTCGGAGCCTTCCTCTCCGATTCTTACTTTGGTCGCTTCCTCGTCATTTCCATCGGTTCCTTCTCCAGCCTTCTT GGTTTAACCATTTTGTGGTTAACTGCCATGATACCAGGGCTAAGAACTTCGTGTGAATCATTCATGCTAGACTGCAGCTCCGCTACCGGAGCTCAACTAGCAGTTTTGTTCATTTCCTTGGGATTAATTTCCATTGGAGCTGGTTGCATCCGACCTTGTTCCATAGCATTTGGAGCAGATCAACTGACAATTAGAGAAAGGTCCAATAACGGGAGGCTCTTGGATAGCTACTTTAATTGGTATTATACCTCAATTGCGTTATCAACTGTGCTCGCTTTGAGCGTAATTGTGTACATTCAAGAAAATCTTGGATGGAAAATTGGTTTTGGAGTACCTGCTGTGCTAATGTTCATATCGGCTGTCAGTTTCATTCTTGGTTCACCGATCTATGTTAAAGCAAAGCCCGGTCATAGCTTACTCATTAGTTTTGTTCAAGTAGTTGTGGTGGCCATAAAGAACAGAAAACTTTGCCTTCCTGATAGTTTTGATCAGTATTATCAAGAATGTGATTCAGATCTGGTGCTCCCTACTGATAGCCTTAG GTGTTTGAACAAAGCTTGCATAATAAGAAATCCCGAGACAGTATCAAACCCAGACGCATCAGTTTTAGATCCATGGAACCAATGCACAGTAGGACAGGTGGAGTCACTGAAATCTTTGCTCAGAGTCCTTCCTATGTGGTCTACAGGCATCTTTATGGTTGCCTCCCAAGCAACATTCTCTACTGTCCAAGCAAATACCATGGACCGAAGACTATTTGGCACTTTCAAAATGCCTGCAGGATCCTTCAATCTTGTCATTGTAATCACTGTATCAATAATCATTCCCACGTATGACCGTGTAATGGTACCTCTTCTTGCAAAATACATGAGCATGCCCAGAGGATTCAGCTGCAGATCTCGAATAGGGATAGGATTGTTGTTCGTATGCGCAAGCAAGGCAACATCAGCTGTAGTTGAAACTATGAGACGAAATGCGGCCATTGAAGAAGGTTTTGAGGACCAACCTGACTCTGTAATTCACATGTCAGTTTTATGGCTAGTTCCTGAGTTTGTTTTTCTTGGAATTGCTGAGGGCTTCAATCCGGTTGGTCAGGTTGAGTTTTTCTACACTTATATACCCAAGTCCATGTCTAGTTTTGCAATGGCCCTTTTCACTCTTCAGCTTGCTGCTGTTGATATATTTGGAAATTTGTTGGTGAGCATTGTGGACAAGGTCACTAGTGTTGGAGGGAACGAGAGCTGGCTTTCAACAAACATTAACAAGGGTCATCTGAATTACTATTATGCACTGCTCACTTGCTTAGGTATACTTAACTACTTATACTTTCTTGCTATATGTTGGGCTTATGGTCCTGCTCCGCAGCAAAAACTTGAACCTTCAGCAGGCAAGGAAGAAGAGAAATTTGATTACACGGAGTTACCCACTTCCTAG
- the LOC137813576 gene encoding protein NRT1/ PTR FAMILY 1.2-like isoform X2: MESWGATNDDLLENGTSSSSESEKGKGGLRTMPFIIVNECLEKVASYGIMPNMILYLINGYGMAIVEGTKVMNTWSAMSNVLSIFGAFLSDSYFGRFLVISIGSFSSLLGLTILWLTAMIPGLRTSCESFMLDCSSATGAQLAVLFISLGLISIGAGCIRPCSIAFGADQLTIRERSNNGRLLDSYFNWCLNKACIIRNPETVSNPDASVLDPWNQCTVGQVESLKSLLRVLPMWSTGIFMVASQATFSTVQANTMDRRLFGTFKMPAGSFNLVIVITVSIIIPTYDRVMVPLLAKYMSMPRGFSCRSRIGIGLLFVCASKATSAVVETMRRNAAIEEGFEDQPDSVIHMSVLWLVPEFVFLGIAEGFNPVGQVEFFYTYIPKSMSSFAMALFTLQLAAVDIFGNLLVSIVDKVTSVGGNESWLSTNINKGHLNYYYALLTCLGILNYLYFLAICWAYGPAPQQKLEPSAGKEEEKFDYTELPTS; the protein is encoded by the exons ATGGAGTCCTGGGGTGCGACCAACGATGATCTCTTGGAAAATGGAACTTCTTCGTCTTCTGAATCCGAAAAGGGAAAGGGTGGTTTGCGAACCATGCCATTCATCATAG TGAACGAGTGTCTGGAGAAGGTGGCCAGCTACGGAATCATGCCCAACATGATACTTTACCTGATTAATGGTTACGGAATGGCCATTGTGGAAGGTACAAAAGTGATGAACACTTGGTCTGCCATGTCCAATGTGTTGTCCATCTTCGGAGCCTTCCTCTCCGATTCTTACTTTGGTCGCTTCCTCGTCATTTCCATCGGTTCCTTCTCCAGCCTTCTT GGTTTAACCATTTTGTGGTTAACTGCCATGATACCAGGGCTAAGAACTTCGTGTGAATCATTCATGCTAGACTGCAGCTCCGCTACCGGAGCTCAACTAGCAGTTTTGTTCATTTCCTTGGGATTAATTTCCATTGGAGCTGGTTGCATCCGACCTTGTTCCATAGCATTTGGAGCAGATCAACTGACAATTAGAGAAAGGTCCAATAACGGGAGGCTCTTGGATAGCTACTTTAATTG GTGTTTGAACAAAGCTTGCATAATAAGAAATCCCGAGACAGTATCAAACCCAGACGCATCAGTTTTAGATCCATGGAACCAATGCACAGTAGGACAGGTGGAGTCACTGAAATCTTTGCTCAGAGTCCTTCCTATGTGGTCTACAGGCATCTTTATGGTTGCCTCCCAAGCAACATTCTCTACTGTCCAAGCAAATACCATGGACCGAAGACTATTTGGCACTTTCAAAATGCCTGCAGGATCCTTCAATCTTGTCATTGTAATCACTGTATCAATAATCATTCCCACGTATGACCGTGTAATGGTACCTCTTCTTGCAAAATACATGAGCATGCCCAGAGGATTCAGCTGCAGATCTCGAATAGGGATAGGATTGTTGTTCGTATGCGCAAGCAAGGCAACATCAGCTGTAGTTGAAACTATGAGACGAAATGCGGCCATTGAAGAAGGTTTTGAGGACCAACCTGACTCTGTAATTCACATGTCAGTTTTATGGCTAGTTCCTGAGTTTGTTTTTCTTGGAATTGCTGAGGGCTTCAATCCGGTTGGTCAGGTTGAGTTTTTCTACACTTATATACCCAAGTCCATGTCTAGTTTTGCAATGGCCCTTTTCACTCTTCAGCTTGCTGCTGTTGATATATTTGGAAATTTGTTGGTGAGCATTGTGGACAAGGTCACTAGTGTTGGAGGGAACGAGAGCTGGCTTTCAACAAACATTAACAAGGGTCATCTGAATTACTATTATGCACTGCTCACTTGCTTAGGTATACTTAACTACTTATACTTTCTTGCTATATGTTGGGCTTATGGTCCTGCTCCGCAGCAAAAACTTGAACCTTCAGCAGGCAAGGAAGAAGAGAAATTTGATTACACGGAGTTACCCACTTCCTAG